A genomic segment from Ignavibacteriales bacterium encodes:
- the rfaE1 gene encoding D-glycero-beta-D-manno-heptose-7-phosphate kinase: protein MIKISEKRLLQLKKNFKQKRIAVIGDMMLDIYFWGDVKRISPEAPVPVLEVENEFYRFGGAANVALNISALNGIAEPIGVIGYDNHGTIFNSLLSEQKISHHGLIVDESRPTTAKTRVIADSQHIVRIDKESKETIAKDIQNKIFDYVKSIIKKLDGIILQDYNKGVLSSSLIAQLIELANKNKKLVTVDPKFNNFYEYKNVTVFKPNRKEAEDILGMKIKTDADISFAGNTLLKKLNSKNVLLTLGEDGIAVFKKGKPEKRMPTKARKVADVSGAGDTVISTLTIALAAGANIYEASYLANYAGGIVCEEVGIIPIELDKLFDTVARENK, encoded by the coding sequence ATGATTAAAATCTCTGAAAAAAGATTACTTCAGTTAAAAAAGAATTTTAAACAAAAACGTATTGCTGTAATTGGCGATATGATGCTTGATATTTATTTCTGGGGTGATGTTAAAAGAATTTCTCCAGAAGCCCCGGTTCCTGTACTGGAAGTGGAAAATGAATTTTACCGTTTTGGCGGAGCTGCAAATGTTGCGTTAAATATTTCTGCATTAAATGGAATTGCTGAACCAATTGGAGTAATCGGTTACGATAATCATGGAACCATTTTTAATTCTCTTTTATCTGAACAAAAAATTTCTCATCACGGACTTATAGTTGATGAATCACGACCAACTACTGCAAAAACACGTGTAATTGCAGATAGTCAGCACATTGTTAGAATTGATAAAGAGAGTAAAGAAACGATAGCAAAAGATATTCAGAATAAAATTTTTGATTATGTAAAAAGTATAATTAAAAAATTAGATGGAATTATACTTCAGGATTACAATAAAGGAGTTTTATCTTCTTCACTTATTGCCCAATTAATTGAATTAGCTAATAAGAATAAAAAACTTGTTACTGTAGATCCTAAGTTCAACAACTTTTATGAATATAAAAATGTTACCGTTTTCAAACCTAATAGAAAAGAAGCTGAAGATATACTTGGAATGAAAATCAAAACTGATGCTGATATTTCTTTTGCGGGTAACACATTGCTAAAAAAACTTAATTCCAAAAATGTTTTACTAACTCTAGGCGAAGATGGTATTGCAGTTTTTAAAAAAGGGAAACCAGAAAAACGTATGCCAACTAAAGCAAGAAAGGTTGCTGATGTTTCCGGCGCTGGCGATACTGTTATTTCAACCTTAACTATTGCGCTTGCTGCAGGCGCTAATATTTATGAAGCATCTTATCTTGCAAACTATGCAGGCGGAATTGTGTGTGAGGAAGTTGGAATTATTCCGATTGAACTTGATAAACTTTTTGATACTGTTGCGCGAGAAAATAAATGA
- the rfaE2 gene encoding D-glycero-beta-D-manno-heptose 1-phosphate adenylyltransferase, translated as MSNIKSRTEIKIIREQLKQQNKKVVFTNGCFDLIHSGHVDYLVKAKEMGDVLILALNSDSSIRNIKGDKRPILKQDERAFIVSNLKPVDYVTFFEEDTPAEIISELIPDVLVKGADWAIDKIVGREIVEANGGEVKTIKFVNDQSTSNIIKIIKELYKD; from the coding sequence ATGAGTAACATAAAATCTCGAACAGAGATAAAAATAATTAGAGAGCAGCTAAAACAGCAAAATAAAAAAGTTGTGTTTACTAATGGCTGTTTTGATCTAATTCATTCTGGTCATGTTGATTATCTTGTTAAAGCAAAAGAGATGGGCGATGTTTTAATCCTAGCTTTAAATTCTGATTCATCAATTAGAAATATAAAAGGTGATAAACGGCCAATATTAAAGCAGGACGAACGAGCATTTATTGTATCCAATTTAAAGCCTGTTGATTATGTAACTTTTTTTGAGGAAGATACTCCTGCAGAAATTATTAGTGAATTGATTCCCGATGTTCTGGTTAAAGGCGCTGATTGGGCGATTGATAAAATTGTAGGAAGAGAAATTGTTGAAGCTAACGGTGGTGAGGTCAAAACAATAAAATTTGTAAATGACCAATCAACTTCAAACATCATAAAAATTATTAAAGAACTATATAAAGATTAG
- a CDS encoding OmpH family outer membrane protein codes for MKKIIILSVLLITTSISFAQLKIGYIDSDAIMDNLPDVQDSRQKLDALIQEWQTELNKLEAEWKTKYDDYEKRKLIMTDQTRAETEAALVQLETQIAQYREKKFGTNGELFQKQDELMKPVQNKIFGALKEIAEKEDYDFVFDRSGDIMILFAKEKYDLTSQVLEKLKLK; via the coding sequence ATGAAAAAAATAATAATTCTCTCAGTTCTACTTATTACCACATCAATATCATTTGCACAGCTAAAAATTGGTTATATTGATTCTGATGCAATAATGGATAATCTTCCGGATGTGCAAGACTCCAGACAAAAACTTGATGCCTTAATTCAGGAATGGCAAACTGAACTTAATAAGCTTGAGGCTGAATGGAAAACAAAGTATGATGATTACGAAAAACGTAAATTGATTATGACCGATCAAACAAGAGCTGAAACCGAAGCAGCGCTTGTTCAATTAGAAACACAAATTGCACAATATCGCGAAAAGAAATTTGGTACTAATGGCGAACTTTTTCAAAAGCAAGATGAGTTAATGAAACCTGTTCAAAATAAAATTTTTGGTGCTTTAAAAGAAATTGCGGAAAAAGAAGATTACGATTTTGTGTTTGATAGAAGTGGTGACATTATGATACTATTTGCAAAAGAGAAATATGATCTTACTTCTCAGGTTCTTGAAAAACTTAAACTTAAGTAA
- the lpxA gene encoding acyl-ACP--UDP-N-acetylglucosamine O-acyltransferase has product MNSIHPTAIVSSKAKIGDNNIIKAFTIIEDDVEIGNDCQIGPSAVIYNGARIGNRVKIYQSASIAHRPQDLKFGDEATCFYVGDDTVIHEFVTFHRGTQETGFSRVGKNCLFMAYTHVAHDCVVGDNVIFANLVQIGGHVHIEDWVILAGACAVHQFCHVGKHAMVGANSLVVKDVPPFVMSGRFPIRYEGLNKVGLRRRGFTNDDIDIIKKTYDTIYNSGFNVSQAIAKVETEFGTNQHVQDIIKFVRASKRGIIGK; this is encoded by the coding sequence ATGAATTCTATCCATCCAACTGCAATTGTAAGCAGTAAAGCTAAAATTGGTGATAATAATATTATTAAAGCTTTTACCATTATCGAAGATGATGTTGAAATAGGAAATGATTGCCAGATAGGACCAAGCGCTGTAATATATAATGGTGCACGAATTGGAAATCGCGTTAAGATTTATCAATCTGCTTCTATTGCCCATCGACCACAAGATCTAAAGTTTGGCGATGAAGCTACTTGCTTTTACGTAGGTGATGATACTGTTATTCATGAATTTGTAACATTCCACAGGGGCACACAGGAAACAGGTTTTTCCAGAGTTGGGAAAAATTGTTTATTTATGGCCTACACCCATGTTGCCCACGATTGTGTTGTAGGTGATAATGTTATTTTTGCTAATCTTGTACAAATTGGCGGACATGTACACATTGAGGATTGGGTAATTTTGGCTGGTGCATGCGCTGTTCATCAGTTTTGTCATGTTGGAAAACACGCAATGGTTGGTGCTAATTCCCTAGTTGTAAAAGATGTTCCTCCATTTGTTATGAGCGGAAGATTTCCAATAAGATATGAAGGCTTGAATAAAGTTGGTTTGCGAAGACGTGGATTTACGAATGATGATATTGATATTATCAAAAAAACCTATGATACAATTTATAACTCAGGTTTTAATGTGTCACAGGCAATTGCCAAAGTTGAAACTGAGTTTGGAACAAATCAGCACGTTCAAGATATAATTAAATTTGTTAGAGCAAGTAAGCGCGGAATTATCGGCAAATGA
- a CDS encoding lipoate--protein ligase family protein yields the protein MKWQFLNSGVNSGKFNMDFDVFLSENFNPNNAILRLYRWNPYCISLGANQSLEDIDFAKTRYHQIDVVKRPTGGRAILHSQELTYSVIYPIGASSSAKNIYNEINLALRKGLINFDSRLDAIDLENTQPDFKEFYKSEISSICFAVSAKSELNLKGKKIVGSAQRKLGNVILQHGSILCGAYHKKIVDYLNVTDELRKAMFQEIASTTIDLKSALNTEIDYAKLNASILNGFKEHFNSDFEEIDHEFLESKMIA from the coding sequence ATGAAATGGCAATTTCTAAACTCCGGTGTTAACAGCGGCAAGTTCAATATGGATTTTGATGTTTTTCTTTCGGAAAATTTTAATCCTAACAACGCAATTTTAAGATTATATAGATGGAATCCCTATTGTATCTCTCTTGGGGCAAATCAATCTTTAGAAGATATAGATTTTGCCAAAACAAGATATCATCAGATTGATGTTGTTAAAAGACCAACTGGCGGCAGAGCGATTCTTCATTCTCAAGAATTAACTTATTCCGTAATATATCCGATAGGCGCATCATCATCAGCAAAAAATATTTACAACGAAATAAATCTTGCTTTACGAAAAGGCTTAATTAATTTTGATTCAAGATTGGATGCAATCGATTTAGAAAATACTCAACCAGACTTTAAAGAGTTTTATAAATCAGAAATTAGTTCGATATGTTTTGCGGTTTCTGCAAAAAGTGAATTGAATTTAAAAGGGAAAAAAATAGTTGGCAGCGCGCAAAGAAAATTAGGAAATGTAATTCTTCAGCACGGATCGATTCTTTGCGGCGCATATCATAAAAAAATTGTTGATTATCTTAATGTTACTGATGAATTAAGAAAAGCAATGTTTCAGGAAATTGCATCAACAACGATTGACTTAAAATCTGCACTGAATACTGAAATAGATTATGCTAAATTAAACGCATCAATTCTTAATGGATTTAAAGAACATTTTAATTCCGATTTTGAAGAAATTGATCATGAGTTCTTAGAAAGCAAAATGATAGCCTGA
- a CDS encoding bifunctional UDP-3-O-[3-hydroxymyristoyl] N-acetylglucosamine deacetylase/3-hydroxyacyl-ACP dehydratase, whose product MIEQQRTISKPATLSGIGLHTGTQCTMTFKPAPINAGIKFIRVDLGGNPEIPAIADNVVDVSRGTTIGIGEAKVYTVEHVLAAIAGLQIDNISIELNGIEPPIGDGSAISYVNALLEAGIEKQDAPKDYLIIDETVTFSDESRQVDIVALPLDQYRLTVMVDYQNPALGSQHTGMFDLDKEFVNEFASARTFCFLSEVEALADQGLIKGGDLDNAVVIVDHQLKQDELDNLGTRIGIKEKFVLGDDGILNNKKLRYKNEPVRHKLLDLIGDLALIGAPIKAQILAARPGHKANVEFAKQVRKLYQQKKLVKKFQFVKKEGVVFDINAIERILPHRYPFLLVDKIIHLEVEKKVIGVKCVTINEPFFTGHFPGQPVMPGVLLIEAMAQTGGILLLNSLPNFEEKLVFFMKIDKAKFRKTVVPGDQLFLEVELLQKKSSTFTMAGKVYVENVLVAEAEFMAGIVDRPKKAEED is encoded by the coding sequence ATGATTGAACAACAAAGAACTATTTCTAAACCCGCAACATTAAGCGGTATCGGACTTCATACGGGCACACAATGCACAATGACCTTTAAACCTGCTCCGATAAATGCAGGTATTAAATTTATCAGAGTTGATCTGGGAGGCAACCCGGAAATACCAGCAATTGCAGATAACGTTGTAGATGTTTCGCGTGGTACAACAATTGGAATTGGTGAAGCAAAAGTTTATACAGTTGAACATGTTCTCGCCGCTATTGCAGGATTGCAGATTGATAACATTTCTATCGAACTCAATGGCATTGAGCCTCCAATTGGTGATGGAAGTGCGATCTCTTATGTAAATGCTTTGTTGGAAGCCGGAATAGAAAAACAAGATGCTCCAAAAGATTATTTAATAATCGATGAAACCGTAACTTTTTCGGATGAATCAAGACAAGTTGATATTGTTGCCTTGCCTTTAGATCAATACAGATTGACTGTAATGGTTGACTATCAAAATCCCGCTCTTGGAAGTCAGCACACAGGTATGTTTGATCTTGATAAAGAATTTGTAAATGAATTTGCATCTGCAAGAACATTTTGTTTTTTAAGTGAAGTTGAAGCACTTGCTGATCAAGGCTTGATTAAAGGTGGTGATCTTGATAATGCTGTTGTAATTGTTGATCATCAACTGAAGCAGGATGAGTTAGATAATTTGGGAACCAGAATTGGCATTAAAGAAAAATTTGTTCTTGGTGATGATGGAATTCTTAATAACAAAAAACTTAGATACAAAAATGAACCGGTAAGGCATAAGTTGCTGGATTTGATTGGTGATCTTGCACTAATTGGAGCACCTATAAAAGCACAAATACTTGCGGCAAGACCAGGACACAAAGCTAATGTTGAGTTTGCCAAACAAGTAAGAAAACTTTATCAACAAAAAAAGCTTGTTAAGAAATTTCAGTTTGTAAAAAAAGAAGGGGTTGTATTTGATATAAATGCAATTGAAAGAATACTACCTCACCGCTATCCATTTTTGCTTGTGGATAAGATCATTCATCTTGAAGTTGAAAAGAAAGTTATTGGTGTAAAGTGCGTTACAATTAATGAACCATTTTTTACCGGACATTTTCCAGGTCAACCTGTAATGCCGGGTGTTTTATTAATTGAAGCGATGGCGCAAACAGGTGGAATACTGCTTCTTAACTCGTTACCAAATTTCGAAGAGAAACTCGTCTTCTTTATGAAAATCGATAAAGCAAAGTTTAGAAAAACTGTTGTTCCCGGAGATCAGCTTTTTCTAGAAGTTGAGTTGCTACAAAAAAAATCAAGTACATTTACCATGGCTGGCAAAGTGTATGTAGAAAATGTTCTTGTTGCAGAAGCTGAATTTATGGCTGGCATTGTTGATAGACCTAAAAAAGCGGAAGAAGATTAA
- a CDS encoding OmpH family outer membrane protein yields MLVLAFLVLGFTSFAQSPLKIGYVDSEVILTQFSESIKAQGDLDALTNRWSTQLDSMTLSYQQSIADYQKQAETMNDAKKTEFQQKIVKMEQDIMDFRKAKFTQGTGEIYKKQEALFAPIKAKIYAAIEKVSKEENMQFVFDKSGDIILLYADSSFDITFKVLDRLKRGN; encoded by the coding sequence ATTTTAGTGTTAGCATTTTTAGTTTTAGGTTTTACTTCATTTGCACAATCACCTTTAAAAATTGGTTATGTAGATTCTGAAGTTATATTAACTCAATTCTCAGAATCAATTAAAGCTCAGGGTGATCTTGATGCTCTTACAAATAGATGGTCAACTCAGTTAGATTCTATGACTCTATCATATCAGCAATCAATTGCGGATTATCAGAAACAAGCTGAAACTATGAATGATGCAAAGAAAACTGAATTCCAACAGAAAATAGTTAAGATGGAACAGGATATTATGGATTTTAGAAAAGCTAAGTTTACACAAGGCACCGGCGAAATCTATAAAAAGCAAGAAGCTTTGTTTGCTCCTATAAAAGCAAAAATATATGCTGCTATTGAAAAAGTATCTAAAGAAGAAAACATGCAGTTTGTGTTTGATAAAAGCGGTGATATAATTCTGCTTTATGCTGATTCATCTTTTGATATTACATTTAAAGTTTTAGATAGATTAAAAAGAGGCAACTAG
- a CDS encoding exo-alpha-sialidase, protein MHTKIYYRSCLVVSLIFVFTNLICSQISDLKQIPLQYKDVLESASVAINDNELLFFFINPTQDSLFSIRTTNLGNSWSQQSLVYNFPSNAVSVLLKLSAIKTNTNRIILCWAYSNSTLSSDSITIIKSDDSGQSWSSPTKIKGATSGSGSSKQISEMTFAKSLSNHIYLAFNNRGRRYLWFKKSTDNGTTWTDTAKVIYSSTTYVSDVSLVTSDDQNLKAFFIEGTPVSVNKIKKMSSTNGGQTWSSLETIIEDPLQIKSPRAIITDDNRLWLVYQKESTYPYINPEWNSPTNYLTSDLYYRISEDLGNTWQPEKQLTKYIGDDNYLNLTYYDNSPLLSYTTQRFTNNYNLTFLIPGKFEENKTPPYIIYSYSNNIDTLKNKCTIKALVIDDESVGKVLIDFADGQLTGELFDDGTRLDGEVNDSIFANVFEVPRLVNYDVYLIEKNNLKIPINKKGIIAASGYPYAYNLLPGVLEAYDENNNVVIKDDEIDILISSFGGKYDDVVFLFSSGFLMSGLEGDSIWANGVASASLIEDYIPGNIGSDPKDKRNSIYVLNADDKPFGNSWQVWKDAVVRGAEFYDGDHSGIYDPIDNNFNGIWDSDEDMPMILGDETVWCVYNDGLPDSLRRLRVAPKDIEIAQTIFTSKESGLENVMFLRYKILNKSVIDYDSVYFGFWADTDLGEATDDRVGCDTLLNSGLVYNDGDDWQYGNNVPSFFTTLLQGPITDTGLNTDTAYNKLGELLGTRMFPSSRNSNISAHTMSIGGDPSLSDPSESIYVRNYLMGKTRFGNYPDPCTFSYGQVLGGVNCNEVNNRLWVSGDPVTQIGWIETTSADQRNILSTGPFKLKQNEPIDIIAAYVVGRGTDALNSITVAREIVEGVIEEYKNNFPRLTYKPGAPTNPIVSYELYQNYPNPFNPTTIIRYAIPQDGIVTIKIFDILGQEVVTLKNEFQKANRYEVQFNSKGLASGVYIYSLKVNNFIESKKMILLK, encoded by the coding sequence ATGCATACAAAGATTTATTATCGTTCGTGTTTAGTCGTTTCTCTCATTTTTGTTTTTACGAATTTAATTTGTTCTCAGATATCAGATCTAAAACAAATTCCTTTACAGTATAAAGATGTTCTGGAATCTGCTTCTGTTGCTATTAATGATAACGAGTTATTATTCTTTTTTATCAATCCAACTCAAGACTCGCTCTTCTCAATTAGAACAACAAACCTTGGTAATAGCTGGTCACAGCAATCGTTAGTTTATAATTTCCCTTCAAATGCAGTTAGTGTTTTATTAAAACTGAGTGCTATAAAAACAAATACGAATCGAATAATTCTTTGCTGGGCTTATTCAAATTCTACTCTTAGCAGTGATTCAATTACTATAATTAAATCTGATGATTCAGGTCAAAGTTGGAGCAGTCCAACAAAAATTAAAGGAGCTACCTCAGGTAGCGGTAGTTCAAAACAAATTTCTGAAATGACTTTTGCAAAATCTTTGTCTAATCATATTTATTTGGCTTTTAATAATCGCGGCAGACGTTATTTGTGGTTTAAAAAAAGTACAGATAACGGCACAACCTGGACTGATACAGCTAAAGTGATTTATAGTTCTACAACTTATGTCTCTGACGTTAGCCTGGTAACAAGCGATGATCAGAATTTGAAAGCGTTCTTTATCGAGGGTACTCCTGTTTCTGTAAATAAAATTAAGAAAATGAGTAGTACTAACGGTGGACAAACATGGTCAAGTCTTGAGACAATCATTGAGGATCCATTACAAATAAAATCTCCAAGAGCAATTATTACAGATGATAATAGACTTTGGTTAGTTTACCAAAAAGAATCAACGTATCCTTATATAAACCCTGAATGGAACTCACCAACTAATTACCTTACTTCCGATTTATATTACCGAATCAGTGAAGATTTGGGAAACACCTGGCAGCCGGAAAAACAATTAACAAAATACATTGGTGATGATAATTATCTTAATCTTACTTACTATGATAACTCACCATTACTTTCGTACACAACCCAGAGGTTTACAAACAATTATAATCTAACATTTCTTATACCCGGTAAGTTTGAAGAGAATAAAACTCCACCTTATATAATATATTCTTACAGTAACAATATTGATACTCTAAAAAACAAATGTACTATTAAAGCTTTGGTCATTGATGATGAATCCGTTGGTAAAGTGTTAATAGATTTTGCAGATGGTCAATTAACCGGAGAATTGTTTGATGATGGAACACGATTAGATGGTGAAGTCAATGACAGCATATTTGCCAATGTGTTCGAAGTTCCAAGACTAGTTAATTATGATGTCTATTTGATAGAAAAAAATAATCTTAAAATCCCAATTAATAAAAAAGGTATAATTGCTGCTTCAGGTTATCCGTATGCTTATAATTTATTACCAGGAGTTTTAGAGGCTTATGATGAAAACAATAATGTTGTAATAAAAGATGATGAGATTGATATTCTTATATCAAGTTTTGGCGGCAAGTATGATGACGTTGTTTTTTTATTTTCAAGTGGGTTTTTGATGTCCGGGCTTGAAGGAGATTCAATCTGGGCGAACGGCGTTGCTTCAGCTTCATTGATCGAAGATTATATTCCGGGGAACATTGGTTCTGATCCAAAAGACAAAAGAAATTCTATTTATGTATTAAATGCAGATGATAAACCTTTCGGAAACTCCTGGCAGGTTTGGAAAGACGCTGTAGTACGTGGTGCTGAGTTTTATGATGGAGACCATAGTGGAATTTACGACCCTATTGATAATAATTTTAATGGCATCTGGGATAGTGATGAAGATATGCCGATGATTCTTGGAGATGAAACTGTCTGGTGTGTTTATAATGATGGATTGCCTGATTCTTTAAGAAGATTGAGAGTAGCTCCAAAAGATATTGAAATTGCTCAGACCATATTTACTTCAAAAGAATCTGGTTTAGAAAATGTTATGTTTTTAAGATATAAGATTTTAAATAAAAGTGTTATTGATTATGATTCGGTTTACTTTGGTTTTTGGGCTGATACAGATTTAGGTGAAGCAACTGATGATCGTGTTGGTTGTGATACGTTGCTAAATTCGGGATTGGTTTATAATGATGGAGATGATTGGCAATATGGTAATAATGTACCATCTTTTTTTACAACTTTATTACAGGGACCAATTACTGATACAGGATTAAATACAGATACTGCCTACAACAAATTGGGAGAATTATTAGGAACACGAATGTTCCCAAGTTCAAGGAACTCAAATATTTCAGCTCATACTATGTCTATTGGCGGAGATCCAAGCTTAAGTGATCCTAGTGAATCTATTTATGTAAGAAATTATTTAATGGGTAAAACTCGTTTTGGCAATTATCCGGATCCTTGTACTTTTAGTTATGGTCAAGTATTAGGTGGAGTAAATTGTAATGAAGTAAATAATCGATTGTGGGTTTCGGGTGATCCAGTAACCCAAATTGGGTGGATAGAAACTACATCCGCCGATCAAAGAAACATACTCAGCACAGGTCCATTCAAATTAAAGCAAAATGAACCTATTGATATTATTGCTGCATATGTAGTTGGAAGAGGAACGGATGCATTAAACTCAATAACAGTTGCAAGAGAAATTGTTGAAGGAGTGATTGAGGAGTATAAAAATAATTTTCCAAGACTAACATATAAACCAGGTGCCCCAACAAATCCAATTGTTAGTTATGAGTTATATCAGAACTACCCAAACCCATTTAATCCAACAACAATAATTAGATATGCTATACCGCAGGATGGAATTGTAACGATAAAAATATTCGATATACTAGGACAGGAGGTTGTAACGCTTAAAAATGAATTTCAAAAAGCGAACCGTTATGAAGTTCAGTTTAATTCAAAAGGATTGGCGAGTGGAGTTTACATATATAGCCTAAAGGTGAATAATTTCATAGAATCCAAAAAAATGATTTTATTAAAGTGA
- the lpxD gene encoding UDP-3-O-(3-hydroxymyristoyl)glucosamine N-acyltransferase: MKISIGEIASLINGTVSGDINTVINNVAKIEEAKSGDLTFLYLPAYEKYFSTTSASAIIVKTGFNKSRNNIAYIEVESPEKAFFTILKKYFTPEFPLNGIDSSAFVHPTAKLADNVAIGKNVVISSECKIGANTKIFHNTVLADSVVIGDECLIHSNVSIRENCVVGNNVIVHSGTVIGSDGFGYNPNEKGEYEKIPQIGNVVIEDDVELGSNVSIDRAALGSTIIKRGCKIDNLVQIAHNVILGEDTVVSAQTGVSGSTKIGKHCILAGQAGLVGHIELGDNVVITAQSGVSKSILKPGYYSGSPAMEMRSYQKMQAQVRFISGYADRIKELENQVNQLKEQLNKK; the protein is encoded by the coding sequence ATGAAGATTAGTATCGGTGAAATAGCTTCTTTAATTAATGGAACTGTTTCCGGTGATATTAATACTGTAATAAATAATGTTGCCAAAATTGAAGAAGCTAAATCAGGGGACTTAACTTTTCTTTATCTGCCTGCTTACGAAAAATATTTTTCAACCACATCAGCTTCCGCGATAATTGTTAAGACCGGATTTAATAAATCAAGAAATAACATTGCATATATCGAAGTTGAATCTCCCGAAAAAGCATTCTTTACAATCCTAAAAAAATATTTCACTCCAGAATTTCCCCTTAACGGAATTGATTCCTCAGCCTTCGTTCATCCAACTGCAAAGCTTGCTGATAATGTTGCGATTGGAAAAAATGTAGTTATTTCTTCGGAATGTAAAATCGGAGCTAACACTAAAATTTTTCATAATACTGTTCTTGCAGATAGTGTAGTAATAGGTGATGAATGTTTAATTCATTCAAATGTAAGCATTAGGGAAAATTGTGTTGTGGGAAATAATGTTATTGTACATTCGGGAACAGTAATTGGAAGTGACGGCTTTGGATATAACCCTAATGAAAAAGGTGAGTACGAAAAAATTCCACAAATTGGGAATGTAGTTATTGAAGATGATGTTGAACTCGGCTCTAATGTTTCAATTGATCGCGCCGCGTTGGGTTCGACAATAATTAAACGTGGATGTAAAATAGATAATCTAGTTCAGATAGCGCATAATGTAATTCTTGGTGAAGACACTGTTGTATCGGCACAAACTGGAGTTTCGGGCAGCACAAAAATAGGTAAGCACTGTATACTTGCCGGACAAGCCGGACTAGTTGGGCACATTGAGCTTGGCGATAACGTGGTTATTACAGCTCAATCTGGTGTTTCAAAATCAATTCTAAAGCCGGGTTACTATTCCGGTTCTCCCGCGATGGAAATGAGATCTTACCAAAAAATGCAAGCTCAAGTTAGATTTATTTCTGGTTATGCTGATAGAATAAAAGAGCTTGAAAATCAAGTTAACCAGCTTAAAGAACAACTGAACAAAAAATAA